A genomic segment from Saprospiraceae bacterium encodes:
- a CDS encoding cytochrome c oxidase subunit 3 codes for MSRPIPEEPWNEYQNFTFHPHNILLVLLLFSLSVLFLSLSGAFIYTRIQNGFPPVKLPWLFALNTLILLASSWTMMRAKTAYQEDKTEKYQQALILTIILSLVFMGAQFLAWRQLFEQQIFIHSDPSAGYLYVISGLHFAHVIGGLPFLIAFLWKAYKYMKEPVSVLVYFSDPEKRLRLRLLTIYWHFLDILWIYLVLFFYINYFIQ; via the coding sequence ATGAGTCGACCAATACCTGAGGAACCCTGGAACGAATACCAAAACTTTACTTTTCATCCGCATAATATATTGTTAGTCTTGTTGCTCTTTAGTCTGTCTGTTTTATTTCTGAGTTTAAGTGGTGCTTTTATTTATACTCGTATCCAGAACGGCTTCCCTCCAGTAAAACTGCCTTGGTTATTCGCCTTAAACACCCTTATCTTGTTAGCCAGTAGTTGGACGATGATGCGTGCTAAAACGGCGTATCAGGAAGACAAAACCGAGAAATATCAACAAGCACTCATCCTTACCATTATACTTTCTCTAGTCTTTATGGGCGCCCAATTCCTGGCCTGGAGACAATTATTCGAACAGCAAATATTTATTCATTCTGATCCTTCGGCTGGCTACCTGTATGTCATATCCGGCCTTCATTTTGCCCACGTCATAGGGGGCTTACCCTTTTTGATCGCCTTTTTGTGGAAGGCTTACAAATATATGAAAGAACCCGTAAGCGTCTTGGTTTACTTCTCTGATCCTGAAAAAAGATTGCGCTTGCGCCTCCTCACCATTTATTGGCATTTTCTGGATATACTCTGGATCTATTTGGTACTATTCTTTTACATCAATTATTTTATCCAGTAG
- a CDS encoding RNA methyltransferase gives MALSKNAIKYVKSLHLKKFRQKYNNFIVEGDKIVRELLTQSTFEIEALFGLPDWLATNKLPPQLSATQINAISLADLERISTLKTPNQVLLIVRQPPLMDASAAISSSLSLYLEDIRDPGNLGTIIRIADWFGIPYVFCSNTSVEWTNPKVLQATMGSFLRIKVLQKDLPDLLALYPSLPVYGAVLEGKSIQEIAKPSSGVVVIGNESRGISAETLPLLTHRITIPKHPAGGAESLNAAVAAGIICAAMTMK, from the coding sequence ATGGCCCTGTCAAAAAATGCGATTAAGTACGTTAAGTCCTTACACCTGAAGAAGTTTCGACAAAAGTATAATAATTTTATTGTTGAGGGTGATAAAATTGTTCGGGAATTACTGACACAATCGACTTTTGAAATTGAGGCGCTATTTGGGTTGCCAGATTGGTTGGCGACGAATAAATTACCGCCACAGCTTTCGGCTACTCAAATAAATGCGATTTCATTAGCTGATTTGGAACGCATTTCTACCCTAAAGACGCCCAATCAGGTACTACTTATTGTGCGCCAACCTCCTTTAATGGATGCCTCTGCTGCAATTTCTTCTTCCCTTAGCCTTTACTTGGAAGACATACGCGACCCCGGCAATTTAGGAACCATTATTCGCATTGCCGATTGGTTTGGTATTCCTTATGTTTTTTGTTCGAATACAAGTGTAGAATGGACTAATCCCAAAGTATTGCAGGCAACGATGGGGAGTTTTTTAAGGATAAAGGTATTACAAAAAGACTTGCCGGACTTATTGGCTTTATATCCCTCTCTTCCCGTATATGGTGCTGTACTGGAAGGGAAAAGCATTCAAGAAATAGCTAAACCATCTAGTGGAGTGGTGGTCATAGGCAATGAAAGCAGGGGTATTTCGGCTGAAACACTACCATTATTGACACACCGGATCACCATACCCAAACATCCAGCTGGCGGGGCAGAATCCTTAAATGCAGCAGTTGCCGCAGGCATTATTTGCGCCGCTATGACCATGAAATAA
- a CDS encoding sigma-70 family RNA polymerase sigma factor → MQGYKESQMIWEAFRAGDEKAFSCLFYLYSDDLFYYGCSITNDRELVKDSIQELLCSLWERKSQCPTVNKVKYFLLAGLRRILLRKMQQQQRLVLTPIGEEEQKTSNYPFVVVSTEEDLIREERHAASQIQLMRAIQGLPPRQQEAIHLRYYQGLSYAEMAEVMAVQKGSVGQFIAQAIRALRKKMMRTDLTFFLPFLCLLHLG, encoded by the coding sequence ATGCAAGGATACAAGGAATCGCAAATGATTTGGGAAGCATTCAGGGCTGGAGATGAAAAAGCATTTTCCTGCTTGTTTTACCTATATAGCGATGACCTGTTTTATTATGGTTGTTCCATTACAAACGATCGGGAGTTGGTAAAAGATAGCATTCAGGAGTTATTGTGTAGCCTTTGGGAGCGAAAATCACAATGTCCAACGGTGAATAAAGTGAAATATTTTTTGCTTGCTGGCTTAAGGAGAATCCTGTTAAGAAAAATGCAGCAACAACAGCGATTGGTTTTAACGCCCATTGGCGAGGAGGAACAAAAAACCAGTAATTATCCTTTTGTGGTAGTTTCTACCGAAGAAGACCTTATTCGTGAAGAGCGTCACGCGGCGTCTCAAATCCAACTAATGAGGGCCATTCAGGGCCTTCCTCCAAGACAACAAGAGGCCATTCATCTAAGGTATTATCAAGGCCTCAGCTATGCCGAAATGGCCGAGGTCATGGCAGTGCAAAAAGGCTCTGTAGGTCAGTTTATTGCCCAGGCTATCAGGGCACTCCGCAAAAAAATGATGCGAACAGATCTTACTTTTTTTCTTCCCTTCCTTTGCCTACTGCACTTAGGCTAA
- the purL gene encoding phosphoribosylformylglycinamidine synthase subunit PurL: MQITEPPVSVEIAKGLGLTAEEFDKITVIMGRIPNFTELSIFSVMWSEHCSYKNSIRWLKTLPREGKRLLVEAGEENAGLVDIGNGLACAFKIESHNHPSAIEPYQGAATGVGGIHRDIFTMGARPIAALNSLRFGDPSLKHTQRLIKGVVSGIGDYGNCFGVPTVGGEVYFNECYNQNILVNAMSVGVVEVGKTVSAVADGPGNPVLIVGSATGKDGIHGATFASADLTEDSAEDLPAVQVGDPFQEKLLLEASLEAIKTGAIIGMQDMGAAGITCSTAEMSAKSGTGMRIDLDKVPTRQANMRPFEILLSESQERMLIVAKKGQEHLLFEVFDKWDLECEQIGEVTDTGRLEFYAGGVLVADVPSHPLVLGGGAPVYDRPYQKPAYLETIKLYNEKQVPIPTNYKETAQQLFKAPNLVSKRWVYEQYDSMVRTNSMSTNAPSDAALVRVKGSNKALAISVDCNAAYVYADPYVGTMIAVAEAARNIVCSGGTPVAITNCLNFGNPYNPEVYWQFVQAIKGMGEACRKFNTPVTGGNVSFYNQSVLKDKTEPVFPTPTIGMLGVLDDLSLQTTLGFKEVGDQIYMIGTPRNDMGCSEYLRTIHHIKASSAPFFDLEEEFNIQENLKTLIAKKLITSAHDISDGGLFVALVESAMVNGLGFDIETDNNFRKDAYLFGESQSRIIVCVKEEKENELVNLLNARNVSFSRLGEVNSGELLIDGEFFGPIEEWKHVFDNQLHEIIEPGS, from the coding sequence ATGCAAATTACCGAACCACCAGTAAGTGTCGAAATTGCCAAGGGCCTGGGCTTAACAGCGGAAGAATTCGATAAGATTACCGTCATCATGGGCCGTATCCCCAACTTTACGGAATTAAGTATCTTCTCCGTCATGTGGTCCGAACACTGTTCCTATAAAAATTCTATCCGATGGCTAAAAACCTTGCCCCGTGAAGGTAAACGGTTATTAGTAGAAGCCGGAGAAGAAAATGCAGGTTTGGTGGACATCGGTAATGGCTTGGCTTGTGCCTTCAAAATTGAGTCACACAATCACCCTTCGGCCATTGAGCCATACCAAGGTGCGGCAACTGGTGTGGGTGGTATTCACCGCGATATTTTCACCATGGGTGCCCGTCCTATCGCTGCCCTCAACTCTTTGCGTTTTGGCGACCCCAGCCTCAAACATACCCAGCGACTGATCAAAGGCGTTGTTAGTGGCATTGGTGATTATGGCAATTGCTTTGGGGTGCCTACCGTAGGTGGAGAAGTCTACTTTAATGAATGTTATAACCAAAACATCCTGGTCAATGCCATGTCCGTAGGTGTAGTAGAGGTTGGCAAGACCGTTTCGGCAGTGGCCGACGGGCCAGGAAACCCCGTTTTGATCGTAGGTTCGGCTACGGGCAAGGATGGCATTCATGGCGCCACCTTTGCCTCTGCAGATTTAACCGAAGATTCGGCAGAAGACTTGCCTGCGGTACAAGTGGGGGATCCGTTTCAGGAAAAACTCCTGCTAGAAGCTTCCTTGGAGGCCATTAAAACGGGAGCTATCATCGGTATGCAAGATATGGGTGCCGCCGGCATCACCTGCTCTACTGCTGAAATGAGCGCCAAAAGCGGTACGGGCATGCGGATCGACCTGGATAAGGTTCCTACTCGCCAGGCGAACATGCGCCCTTTTGAAATCTTGTTGTCTGAAAGCCAGGAAAGAATGCTCATCGTTGCTAAGAAAGGGCAAGAACACCTGCTCTTTGAAGTATTTGACAAATGGGACCTCGAATGCGAACAAATTGGCGAGGTGACCGATACAGGACGGTTGGAGTTTTATGCCGGTGGCGTACTAGTCGCAGATGTTCCCTCTCATCCTTTGGTTTTGGGAGGAGGAGCCCCTGTTTATGACCGGCCATACCAAAAACCAGCTTACCTTGAAACCATCAAGCTTTATAATGAAAAGCAGGTCCCGATTCCTACCAATTATAAAGAAACGGCCCAACAATTGTTCAAAGCCCCCAATTTAGTGTCCAAACGTTGGGTTTATGAGCAGTATGACTCTATGGTAAGGACCAATTCCATGAGTACTAATGCCCCCTCAGATGCTGCTTTGGTCAGGGTAAAAGGCAGCAATAAGGCCCTGGCGATCTCCGTTGACTGCAATGCTGCCTATGTTTATGCAGATCCCTATGTGGGGACAATGATTGCGGTTGCAGAGGCAGCCAGAAATATTGTTTGCTCCGGTGGGACTCCCGTTGCCATTACCAATTGTCTCAATTTCGGCAACCCTTATAATCCTGAAGTTTATTGGCAATTTGTGCAGGCGATCAAAGGTATGGGCGAAGCCTGCCGCAAATTTAATACCCCTGTCACGGGCGGCAATGTTAGTTTCTACAACCAATCTGTCCTAAAGGATAAAACAGAACCCGTATTTCCTACGCCAACCATTGGAATGCTAGGGGTACTGGATGATTTATCCTTGCAAACAACCCTTGGTTTTAAAGAAGTTGGTGACCAGATTTACATGATCGGAACACCACGAAATGACATGGGTTGCTCAGAATACCTAAGAACCATCCACCATATCAAGGCCTCTAGTGCCCCCTTTTTCGATCTGGAAGAAGAATTTAATATCCAGGAGAACCTCAAGACCCTTATCGCCAAAAAACTGATTACCTCGGCACATGATATTAGCGATGGCGGCCTATTTGTTGCCTTGGTAGAATCGGCTATGGTAAACGGATTAGGCTTCGATATCGAAACAGATAACAATTTCCGAAAGGATGCCTATTTGTTTGGTGAAAGCCAGAGCCGAATCATTGTCTGTGTAAAAGAAGAAAAGGAAAACGAACTCGTCAACCTATTAAATGCTCGAAATGTTTCTTTTAGCAGATTAGGCGAGGTAAATTCCGGTGAACTGCTCATCGATGGAGAATTTTTTGGCCCAATTGAAGAATGGAAACATGTCTTTGATAATCAATTGCATGAAATAATTGAGCCAGGTTCTTAA
- a CDS encoding zinc ribbon domain-containing protein has product MKKCQACGTELPLEAKFCYHCGSPQADPIWHEQVSFAPGEDLTQKIINQFFPALQERIVSEMNTNDYARYAERIYESGFRDLLHRRAAVMAEKIEQSHTEGLTDQQAIGYWMQKFNSELLDYFLIRHCQDLNPLPLPEAILRYQGASWPSLNLFQMVLDYLDFAREDEAVYTDFLIMPIEKLKNASKSFLFPGKKEKILLVCDQSLFGSCKEGFALTENALYWKAHLEKAQQVAFSDLREVKRHKEWITINGFFFNVNPTLNFKMLMLMKKIKQMKESF; this is encoded by the coding sequence ATGAAAAAATGTCAGGCATGTGGAACGGAGTTACCGCTGGAGGCTAAATTTTGTTATCATTGTGGAAGTCCACAAGCAGACCCCATTTGGCATGAACAGGTCTCCTTTGCACCTGGCGAAGACCTCACACAAAAAATAATCAATCAATTTTTTCCAGCATTGCAGGAGCGGATTGTGAGTGAGATGAATACCAACGATTATGCCCGGTATGCAGAGCGAATATATGAATCTGGTTTTCGAGATTTGCTCCACCGCCGGGCAGCCGTGATGGCCGAAAAGATTGAACAATCGCATACAGAAGGGCTCACCGACCAACAAGCCATTGGTTATTGGATGCAAAAATTTAATAGTGAACTGCTTGATTATTTTTTAATTCGGCATTGTCAAGACCTCAATCCCTTGCCGCTTCCAGAAGCCATCCTTCGTTACCAGGGTGCCAGTTGGCCCTCCCTTAATTTATTTCAAATGGTATTGGATTACCTCGATTTTGCCAGGGAAGATGAGGCCGTTTACACCGATTTTTTAATTATGCCAATAGAAAAACTAAAAAATGCCTCCAAGTCTTTTCTTTTTCCCGGCAAAAAAGAGAAAATCCTCCTGGTATGCGATCAGAGTCTTTTTGGCTCCTGTAAGGAAGGTTTTGCCCTGACGGAAAATGCACTTTATTGGAAGGCCCATTTGGAGAAAGCACAGCAAGTCGCTTTTTCTGATCTACGCGAGGTCAAAAGGCATAAAGAGTGGATCACCATCAATGGTTTTTTCTTCAACGTTAATCCAACGCTTAACTTCAAAATGCTGATGTTGATGAAAAAAATTAAGCAAATGAAGGAAAGCTTTTAG
- a CDS encoding TlpA disulfide reductase family protein: MKNVYTLILFFAIALSQWSCAPSGQRLEGTMANGQNLQMFLDRVVMGKANTVVGKTDLDNAGNFVLTFEEPIIPGIYNFRIGAKKVNLFFDGTERNVVLNGDLNTLQEYNFSVQGSPTSNILVQMMNGLVHRQFNSDDIEHFIDTVSNPLLGAFISYKALGGNMDFLDLQKNALAKLTAQFPNDENTIEYGNYLAQAERQQVAQMAMEKVRIGQPAPNIKLASPTGKEYSLTDLKGKVVLLDFWASWCGPCRRENPNVVKVYEKYKDQGFTVFSVSLDGVDSRSRNSVQSDQIKQMLEQSKNRWVNAISQDGLAWEYHVSDLLKWESLPAAEYGVRSIPRTFMIDREGKIAALNLRGAQHIERELLKILEKEEALKG; encoded by the coding sequence ATGAAAAACGTATATACACTTATCCTCTTTTTTGCCATTGCTCTTTCTCAGTGGTCTTGTGCACCTTCCGGCCAGCGCCTCGAAGGCACCATGGCCAATGGGCAAAACCTACAAATGTTTTTAGATCGTGTCGTTATGGGCAAAGCGAATACAGTAGTAGGCAAAACGGATTTGGATAATGCCGGGAACTTTGTGCTGACCTTTGAAGAACCCATCATACCAGGCATTTACAATTTTCGGATTGGTGCTAAAAAAGTTAATTTGTTTTTTGATGGTACAGAGCGTAATGTGGTCCTTAATGGTGATTTAAATACCTTACAAGAGTATAACTTCAGCGTTCAGGGTTCTCCTACTTCCAATATTTTGGTCCAAATGATGAATGGCCTGGTACACCGCCAATTTAATTCGGATGACATTGAGCACTTCATTGATACGGTTTCAAACCCTTTGCTAGGTGCCTTTATATCCTATAAGGCATTGGGCGGAAATATGGACTTCCTCGACTTGCAAAAGAATGCGCTTGCTAAACTTACCGCACAATTTCCTAATGATGAGAATACCATTGAATACGGCAATTACCTCGCTCAGGCCGAACGGCAGCAAGTAGCTCAAATGGCAATGGAAAAAGTCCGGATTGGACAACCCGCTCCCAATATCAAATTGGCTAGCCCAACGGGTAAAGAATATAGCCTAACCGATTTGAAAGGTAAAGTTGTGCTGCTAGACTTTTGGGCAAGTTGGTGTGGCCCTTGCCGCAGAGAAAACCCCAATGTGGTAAAAGTATACGAAAAATATAAAGACCAAGGATTCACCGTTTTTAGTGTCTCCCTTGATGGTGTTGATTCAAGAAGTCGCAACTCCGTGCAATCAGATCAGATCAAACAAATGCTTGAACAATCAAAAAATCGATGGGTGAATGCCATTTCTCAAGATGGTTTGGCATGGGAATACCACGTATCTGATCTACTCAAATGGGAATCTCTTCCTGCTGCTGAATATGGCGTCCGAAGTATCCCTCGTACCTTTATGATTGACCGGGAAGGCAAAATCGCCGCCCTTAATTTGCGTGGAGCGCAACATATCGAAAGGGAATTACTCAAAATACTAGAAAAAGAAGAAGCCCTGAAAGGCTAA
- a CDS encoding FecR domain-containing protein: MNFKQYTTYTVPDFIQDENFIRWVKNAAPKDALFWTSFLDNYPHKRQEVQEAKALVKAMLKAPSQPKLSDKEKAAMLQQMQDQMRRVPQQRQQAGRRSIRSWRLLAAAVAVLLLGLATWTWFEGQADAPMITHTTTYGQRQSITLPDGSKVTLNANSSLTYADVWEEEESRKVWLQGEAFFEVAKKVETGQKFQVITKDLTVEVLGTIFNVNSHQEATKVFLEEGQVQLSLNGLEQTLLMAPGELIAYAESEKELPEKVLVHPNSPTSWKDGFLLFKKTPLREVLEKLEEIYGLSIEVKDTANYSRVIDTGLPVENLTEALSLLELTMGVKIRQVGDSYIID, encoded by the coding sequence ATGAATTTTAAGCAATACACAACTTATACCGTACCCGATTTCATCCAGGATGAAAATTTCATCCGATGGGTGAAAAATGCAGCCCCTAAAGATGCTCTTTTTTGGACCTCCTTTTTGGATAACTATCCCCATAAAAGGCAAGAAGTACAAGAGGCTAAGGCCTTAGTTAAGGCTATGTTGAAAGCACCTTCTCAACCCAAACTCAGCGATAAAGAAAAAGCAGCCATGCTCCAACAAATGCAGGATCAGATGCGGAGGGTGCCCCAGCAGCGCCAGCAGGCAGGGAGGCGTAGCATACGGTCATGGCGGCTTTTAGCGGCGGCGGTGGCGGTACTTTTGCTGGGCCTTGCTACTTGGACCTGGTTTGAGGGGCAGGCCGATGCGCCGATGATCACGCATACCACTACTTACGGACAGCGGCAATCTATAACCTTACCGGATGGATCGAAAGTAACGCTCAATGCCAATTCTTCCCTGACCTACGCTGATGTTTGGGAGGAGGAAGAAAGTCGTAAGGTTTGGCTTCAAGGGGAAGCATTTTTTGAAGTGGCGAAAAAAGTGGAAACGGGCCAAAAGTTCCAGGTGATTACCAAAGATTTAACGGTAGAAGTACTCGGAACCATTTTTAATGTCAATAGCCACCAGGAAGCGACCAAAGTGTTTTTGGAAGAAGGCCAGGTTCAACTCAGCTTAAATGGCCTGGAACAAACCCTATTGATGGCTCCGGGTGAATTAATCGCCTACGCGGAAAGCGAAAAAGAACTGCCAGAGAAGGTGCTGGTACATCCTAACTCACCCACTTCCTGGAAAGATGGATTTTTATTGTTTAAGAAAACGCCTTTAAGAGAGGTGTTAGAAAAATTAGAAGAAATATATGGATTAAGCATAGAGGTAAAAGACACCGCTAATTATTCACGTGTAATAGATACGGGACTACCAGTGGAAAATTTAACAGAAGCTTTATCCCTTTTGGAATTAACCATGGGGGTGAAAATACGCCAGGTAGGCGATAGTTACATCATTGATTAA
- a CDS encoding BamA/TamA family outer membrane protein, which yields MYSIAKYTIQFILLLFLLASCNTAKFLGENDYLLKGNKVVFNTKQKISDKRTIIYDLSLLHKQKPNGKFFFVFPREWFYLRSVAPNDTTQLDRFQRNSIGEEPTLFKPALVEETKVDMEKYLKRKGFYRVYIDVPAPLIKKKKVYVTYFIEAGPQFLIDSVFFKSPDPLVDSILQTIKEDSYLKSGNGLDLDLFAKDKQRISKYMNNHGFADLFSYHFDQLEVDTSQNSAKANIYLNLLTPYGDSLHRQYSIGEINIHTDFDPTKADSLRSDTIIDGYQFFYKNGGTQIKPKTIIQALYLRPGELFSQENFDKTNKNLSELGTFRFVRIRQNIDSIQPNVINFRIELTPDFKMELGADFELNYTNRSNSSVSNPNLLGISLSPTFQHRNLFGGAEILATSLSAGVEINFRNKFWNAVDFRLQSDLYFPRFRDYLKGWKILNSIPIGKKKKLLGDAYYTIMEEDARTRVSGSYNYILLLDWYQYNFFNASYGYDLQRSSTKRYIIDHVGIDLLLPDTRPQFDTILNTNDFLQRSFGQQLFVSLLFRQFSYVNTGTPNQIGGRRNLSFSLEVAGAEVWAANEIYNKIQNKSTIFRLNDTIDFSQYIKFELDYRRYLNINTKQLLATRLNFGIATPFGYTSDVPYVKQFFAGGSYSLRAWFPRELGPGGFVDSLTLNNRQENSTRFYQTGDLKMIFNIEYRFDIFWRLKGALFLDGGNIWTLGYDPSRCGSQFLFKRKIFTDCSTGVDPVNDPFYKQIALGGGMGFRFDFTYVILGLDLGVKLRNPYPTLRREDGSAQEGLYWENFKGFGFRDVSFNLVLGYPF from the coding sequence ATGTACAGCATCGCAAAATACACAATTCAATTTATTCTTTTACTGTTCTTGTTGGCTTCCTGCAATACGGCAAAATTTCTTGGAGAAAATGACTATTTACTCAAGGGTAACAAAGTCGTCTTTAATACCAAACAAAAAATAAGCGATAAGCGGACCATCATATACGATTTGAGCCTACTCCACAAACAGAAACCTAATGGCAAATTCTTTTTTGTTTTCCCGAGGGAATGGTTTTATCTAAGAAGTGTTGCGCCCAATGATACGACTCAATTAGACCGCTTTCAGCGAAATTCTATCGGAGAAGAGCCCACCCTGTTTAAGCCGGCCTTGGTCGAAGAGACCAAAGTCGATATGGAGAAATACCTCAAAAGAAAAGGGTTTTACCGCGTTTACATTGATGTGCCAGCCCCTCTTATAAAGAAAAAGAAAGTTTATGTAACCTATTTTATTGAAGCTGGCCCTCAATTTCTGATAGACAGTGTTTTCTTTAAAAGCCCCGATCCATTGGTGGATTCCATTCTTCAAACCATTAAGGAAGACAGCTACCTTAAATCGGGAAATGGGCTTGATCTTGATTTATTCGCCAAGGATAAGCAACGCATCTCAAAGTATATGAATAATCATGGCTTTGCGGACCTATTCAGTTATCACTTTGACCAACTGGAAGTTGATACCAGTCAAAATAGTGCAAAAGCCAATATTTATTTGAACCTTTTGACGCCTTATGGCGATAGCCTCCATCGGCAATACAGCATCGGTGAGATCAACATTCATACCGATTTTGATCCTACCAAAGCGGATAGTTTACGTAGTGACACCATCATCGATGGTTATCAGTTTTTCTACAAAAATGGCGGCACCCAAATTAAACCCAAAACAATAATCCAAGCCTTATACCTAAGACCTGGTGAACTATTTAGCCAGGAAAATTTTGATAAAACGAACAAAAACTTATCCGAATTAGGCACCTTCCGCTTTGTTAGAATCCGACAAAACATTGATAGTATTCAACCGAATGTCATCAATTTCAGGATAGAATTAACCCCTGATTTCAAAATGGAGTTAGGGGCAGATTTTGAACTAAATTACACCAATCGAAGCAACTCCTCCGTAAGCAATCCCAACTTACTGGGCATATCGCTTAGCCCTACTTTTCAACATCGGAACCTCTTTGGGGGGGCGGAAATTTTAGCAACCAGCCTTTCCGCCGGGGTCGAAATAAATTTTCGAAATAAATTCTGGAACGCCGTCGATTTCAGGCTGCAAAGTGATTTGTACTTCCCCCGATTTAGGGACTATTTGAAAGGATGGAAAATCCTAAATAGCATCCCCATTGGGAAAAAGAAAAAACTCCTGGGCGATGCCTATTATACCATCATGGAGGAAGACGCCCGTACCCGCGTTTCTGGAAGCTATAATTATATACTGTTGTTGGACTGGTACCAATATAACTTTTTTAATGCCTCTTATGGGTACGACTTGCAGCGGAGTAGTACCAAACGCTATATCATTGACCATGTGGGCATTGACCTTTTATTGCCGGACACCAGACCCCAGTTTGACACTATTTTAAACACCAATGACTTTTTGCAGCGCAGTTTCGGTCAACAGTTGTTTGTCAGCCTGCTTTTCCGACAATTTAGTTATGTCAATACAGGAACTCCCAACCAAATTGGGGGTCGCCGCAACCTGAGCTTTTCCCTCGAAGTGGCTGGCGCTGAAGTCTGGGCAGCCAATGAAATTTATAACAAAATTCAAAATAAGTCGACCATCTTTCGGTTGAATGATACGATCGACTTCTCTCAGTATATCAAGTTTGAGTTGGATTACAGGCGATACCTTAACATAAACACCAAACAACTCCTGGCCACAAGGCTCAACTTTGGGATTGCTACGCCATTTGGGTATACCTCTGATGTGCCTTATGTAAAGCAATTTTTTGCGGGCGGATCATATAGTCTAAGGGCTTGGTTCCCGCGAGAATTAGGCCCCGGAGGTTTCGTAGATTCGCTAACCCTAAATAATCGACAGGAAAATTCCACTCGCTTTTATCAAACAGGGGATTTAAAAATGATTTTCAACATCGAATATCGATTCGATATATTTTGGCGATTAAAAGGAGCCCTGTTTTTAGATGGTGGCAATATTTGGACATTGGGTTATGACCCCTCTCGCTGTGGTTCTCAGTTCCTTTTCAAAAGAAAAATTTTCACCGATTGCTCCACTGGCGTCGATCCTGTTAATGATCCTTTTTATAAGCAAATTGCATTAGGTGGGGGGATGGGTTTTAGGTTTGATTTCACCTATGTCATCTTAGGTTTAGACCTGGGGGTGAAACTGCGCAATCCTTATCCGACCCTCCGCAGGGAAGATGGGAGCGCGCAAGAGGGCCTATACTGGGAAAACTTCAAAGGATTTGGCTTTAGAGATGTTTCCTTTAACCTGGTCTTAGGGTATCCCTTCTAA